A genomic stretch from Achromobacter spanius includes:
- a CDS encoding sensor domain-containing diguanylate cyclase, protein MRINLRGLVLALTVLSAIAATANALYASYLVQRDQLIANTLESNRVYAAKLAESTTHFLKSAQQQLAYSARHLASQVDAPDVLAGEVARLREQANNFNSVGVISANGVILATSQTFSSFVGTRVDSAGSRAALRARQPLISKPYVSMAGNMLINLSHPIYSNDGRYLGYIAGTIYLRGGSSALRELLGKHPYQDGSYLYVVDGDGQLIYHMQAERVGENIKANPVVAAVIRGESGARRVLNTQGVDMLAGYAAEPLSGWGIIAQRPAEVTLEPIHELIWALIGYAAPLALAFLLAIWWCARLISLPLSQLATNVEHQDVAVAMQRVQSVKAWYFEAERLKRAVMNSISSLQDKIGKLNQASMTDPLTGLRNRRGTQDAVQQWQTGGTPFAVVALDIDHFKRVNDTHGHPKGDEVIRGMAELMQECSRPSDVLCRSGGEEFLMLLPNVGMKEAARVAERLRLHTAGRPLHGVPGITVSAGVAQWPSCGADIEQVFQAADAALYAAKAQGRNQVVVHTA, encoded by the coding sequence ATGCGCATCAATCTACGCGGGCTAGTGCTTGCGCTCACTGTCCTTAGCGCCATCGCCGCCACGGCCAACGCGCTCTACGCCAGCTACCTGGTGCAACGCGACCAGCTCATCGCCAACACACTGGAATCCAACCGCGTATACGCGGCCAAGCTGGCGGAAAGCACCACGCATTTCCTGAAGTCGGCGCAACAGCAACTGGCGTACAGCGCCCGCCACCTGGCGAGCCAGGTCGACGCGCCCGACGTACTGGCCGGTGAAGTGGCGCGCCTGCGGGAACAGGCGAACAACTTCAACTCGGTAGGCGTGATCAGCGCGAACGGCGTCATCCTGGCCACCTCGCAAACCTTCAGCAGCTTCGTTGGCACCCGGGTGGACAGCGCAGGCAGCCGCGCGGCGCTGCGCGCGCGCCAGCCCTTGATCAGCAAGCCATATGTGTCGATGGCGGGCAACATGCTCATCAACCTGTCACACCCGATCTACTCGAACGACGGCCGCTATCTGGGCTATATCGCCGGCACCATCTATTTGCGCGGCGGCAGCAGCGCGCTGCGGGAATTGCTGGGCAAGCACCCCTATCAGGATGGTTCTTACCTGTATGTGGTCGACGGCGACGGCCAATTGATTTATCACATGCAAGCCGAGCGCGTCGGCGAAAACATCAAGGCCAATCCGGTGGTGGCGGCCGTTATCCGCGGCGAGTCGGGTGCACGGCGCGTGCTCAACACCCAGGGCGTGGACATGCTGGCGGGTTACGCGGCCGAGCCGCTAAGCGGTTGGGGCATCATCGCGCAGCGGCCGGCGGAAGTCACTCTGGAGCCGATCCACGAACTGATCTGGGCGCTGATCGGCTACGCGGCGCCGTTGGCACTGGCGTTTCTCTTGGCCATCTGGTGGTGCGCCCGCCTGATCTCCCTGCCCTTGTCACAACTCGCCACCAACGTTGAACACCAGGATGTGGCCGTTGCCATGCAGCGGGTGCAGTCGGTCAAGGCGTGGTACTTCGAGGCCGAACGCTTGAAGCGCGCGGTGATGAACAGCATCTCCAGCCTGCAGGACAAGATCGGCAAGCTCAACCAGGCCAGCATGACCGACCCCTTGACGGGCCTGCGCAATCGACGCGGCACGCAGGACGCGGTGCAGCAATGGCAAACCGGCGGTACGCCCTTCGCGGTGGTGGCGCTGGACATCGACCACTTCAAGCGCGTGAATGACACCCACGGGCATCCGAAGGGCGATGAGGTGATTCGGGGCATGGCCGAGTTGATGCAGGAATGCTCGCGCCCGTCCGATGTACTTTGCCGAAGCGGCGGCGAAGAATTCCTGATGCTTCTGCCCAACGTCGGCATGAAGGAAGCTGCCCGCGTTGCCGAACGATTGCGTCTGCATACCGCCGGCAGGCCGCTACATGGGGTGCCTGGCATCACCGTGTCGGCGGGCGTCGCGCAGTGGCCCTCTTGCGGCGCCGATATTGAGCAGGTGTTCCAGGCGGCCGATGCGGCCCTGTATGCCGCGAAGGCGCAAGGTCGCAATCAGGTGGTGGTGCATACGGCATAG
- a CDS encoding porin produces MKAASIKRGALAIALAALSGGAVHAATATTSVTLYGVIDMGLGFERRHHDADESSRSQVGLRDGTMSGSRWGLRGVEDLGSGYSVVFRLESGFHPQNGKQGQGRLFGRWAYLGLVGDFGELRAGRQQVLSDSWGGDASPFGTSWDGASASVTSGYNDGDFGHGGRVNNALIYRTPVWNGWQAGLGYSFEAHDNDQFATADHDRVWTAGLRYRAGPISTALTYERLNPDASVPGKLNSRNVQLAAAYDFEWMKLHAGYGNLRNPNVGPSAGIRRVNSYVGGVSVPLSGNSKVLAAYQRATSSHIKGWGLGYEYDLSKRTNFYALLDRVDHSQWHTLQSVVGMRHHF; encoded by the coding sequence ATGAAAGCAGCAAGCATCAAGCGCGGTGCGCTGGCCATCGCCTTGGCCGCCTTGTCCGGCGGCGCCGTCCACGCAGCCACCGCCACCACCAGCGTCACGCTGTATGGCGTCATCGACATGGGGCTGGGCTTTGAACGGCGGCATCACGACGCGGACGAATCGTCCCGCTCGCAGGTGGGACTACGCGATGGCACGATGTCGGGCTCCCGCTGGGGCTTGCGGGGTGTCGAAGATCTGGGCAGCGGCTACAGCGTGGTGTTCCGCCTGGAAAGCGGCTTTCACCCGCAAAACGGCAAGCAGGGCCAGGGCCGGCTGTTCGGGCGGTGGGCCTATCTTGGGCTGGTGGGAGACTTTGGTGAATTGCGCGCCGGGCGCCAGCAGGTGCTGAGCGATAGCTGGGGCGGCGACGCTTCGCCTTTCGGCACGTCGTGGGACGGCGCGTCTGCCTCCGTCACGTCGGGCTATAACGATGGCGACTTCGGCCATGGCGGCCGCGTCAACAATGCCTTGATCTACCGCACGCCGGTCTGGAACGGATGGCAGGCGGGGCTGGGCTACAGCTTCGAGGCCCACGACAACGATCAGTTCGCCACAGCCGACCACGACCGTGTCTGGACGGCGGGCCTGCGCTACCGCGCCGGGCCGATTTCCACCGCGTTGACCTACGAGCGCTTGAACCCGGATGCCAGCGTGCCGGGCAAGCTGAATTCCCGCAACGTGCAACTGGCGGCGGCCTATGATTTTGAATGGATGAAACTGCATGCGGGATACGGCAACCTGCGCAATCCCAACGTGGGGCCATCGGCCGGCATCCGGCGCGTGAACTCTTACGTGGGCGGCGTCAGCGTGCCGCTAAGCGGCAACAGCAAGGTGCTGGCCGCCTACCAGCGCGCCACCAGTTCGCACATCAAGGGATGGGGCCTGGGCTATGAATATGACCTGTCCAAGCGCACCAACTTCTACGCACTGCTTGATCGCGTAGACCACAGCCAATGGCATACGCTGCAATCCGTGGTGGGCATGCGCCACCACTTTTAA
- a CDS encoding transferase, whose protein sequence is MWTKDPSALNLEYTRIMMAFLMFNPNPRRIAMVGLGGGSLAKFCYQHLPSTSIDVYEINPHVIALRDSFHVPRDDHRFQVLQGDGAVLIKQYQDHYDAVLVDGYDINGLPEQLASEAFYDSCFNALAPDGMMVCNFHASNFQFSTYLRRIKKQFSGSVIEVSDTSCAHSIVFACRGDTLKRRTGLPKRKPGTMSAEMWLCLAPTYWPMLV, encoded by the coding sequence ATGTGGACGAAAGACCCATCGGCGCTCAATCTGGAATACACCCGCATCATGATGGCGTTTCTGATGTTCAACCCGAATCCACGGCGCATCGCCATGGTGGGCTTGGGTGGGGGATCGCTGGCCAAATTCTGCTACCAGCATCTGCCCTCCACAAGCATCGACGTTTACGAGATCAATCCCCACGTCATTGCGTTGCGCGATTCCTTCCATGTGCCACGGGACGACCACCGTTTTCAAGTGCTGCAAGGCGACGGCGCGGTGCTGATCAAACAGTACCAAGACCACTACGACGCGGTGCTGGTTGACGGCTACGACATCAACGGCCTGCCCGAGCAGTTGGCAAGCGAAGCGTTCTATGACAGTTGCTTCAATGCCCTGGCGCCGGACGGCATGATGGTGTGCAACTTCCATGCGTCGAACTTTCAATTCAGCACCTATCTGCGTCGAATAAAAAAGCAGTTTTCGGGCTCGGTCATTGAAGTAAGCGACACGTCTTGCGCGCACAGCATCGTTTTTGCATGCCGGGGCGATACGCTAAAGCGCCGCACGGGTTTGCCCAAGCGCAAGCCAGGCACCATGAGCGCCGAGATGTGGTTATGCCTGGCGCCTACCTATTGGCCCATGCTGGTGTAG
- a CDS encoding TetR/AcrR family transcriptional regulator: MNSFTIDSLSSTQERLLRATEHLIYQGGIHATGMDLIVKTSGVARKSLYKHYPNKDALVAAALQARDERWMQWFIVATTQAATPRERLLSIFDALQEWFESDGFRGCAFINAAGEISDPANPIREVSRLHKTRLLEHVLRLAQDAKLPDPGEAARQLLVLIDGAIAVALVTGDVSITASAQRAAAALFAAGK; the protein is encoded by the coding sequence ATGAACTCCTTCACGATTGACTCTCTGAGCAGCACGCAGGAGCGCCTGCTTCGGGCCACCGAACATCTTATCTATCAAGGCGGCATCCATGCCACGGGCATGGACCTGATTGTGAAGACCTCGGGCGTGGCGCGTAAGAGCCTGTACAAGCACTATCCCAACAAAGACGCGCTGGTGGCTGCTGCGCTACAAGCACGCGACGAGCGTTGGATGCAGTGGTTCATCGTCGCCACCACTCAGGCCGCAACGCCGCGCGAACGCTTGCTGTCCATCTTCGACGCCTTGCAGGAATGGTTTGAGTCGGACGGTTTTCGTGGGTGCGCCTTCATCAACGCGGCAGGCGAGATCAGCGACCCGGCCAACCCCATTCGTGAAGTGTCGCGACTGCACAAGACCCGTTTGCTGGAACACGTATTGCGCTTGGCGCAAGACGCCAAGCTGCCCGACCCCGGCGAGGCCGCGCGCCAATTGCTGGTGCTGATCGACGGCGCCATCGCCGTGGCGCTGGTCACGGGCGATGTGTCCATCACCGCCAGCGCGCAACGCGCCGCCGCCGCGCTCTTTGCGGCCGGCAAATGA
- a CDS encoding nuclear transport factor 2 family protein → MTSQSETRPPLPPFTHQSAVQKVRLAEDGWNSRDPDKVALAYSLDTQWRNRAEFVKNRDEARAFLARKWAKELDYRLIKELWAYTDNRIAVRYAYEWHDDSGNWFRSYGNENWEFSEDGLMVNRYACINDLPIKEVDRKFRWPLGRRPDDHPGLSELGL, encoded by the coding sequence ATGACCTCGCAATCTGAAACCCGCCCCCCGTTGCCGCCCTTTACCCACCAGAGCGCGGTGCAGAAAGTACGCCTTGCCGAAGACGGCTGGAACAGCCGCGATCCGGACAAGGTGGCGCTGGCCTACAGTCTGGATACGCAGTGGCGCAACCGCGCGGAATTCGTCAAGAACCGTGACGAAGCGCGCGCGTTCCTGGCGCGCAAATGGGCCAAGGAACTGGACTACCGGCTGATCAAGGAACTCTGGGCATACACCGACAACCGCATCGCCGTGCGCTATGCCTACGAGTGGCATGACGATTCCGGCAACTGGTTCCGCTCCTATGGCAACGAAAACTGGGAATTCAGCGAAGACGGCTTGATGGTCAATCGCTACGCCTGCATCAACGATCTGCCCATCAAAGAGGTCGACCGCAAGTTCCGCTGGCCGCTGGGCCGCCGCCCGGACGACCACCCGGGCTTGTCGGAACTGGGCCTTTGA
- a CDS encoding MarR family winged helix-turn-helix transcriptional regulator, with protein MDRASRAVAQWNRERPELDVSTMRVLGRLGECALVITRDRINPLFAEFGLQPGEFDVLATLRRSGKPYALTPTALYEDAMISSGSMTNRIDRLEKAGWVVRTPNPDDGRATLVMLTKAGIKLIDEAVVAHLRNQAEVLSPLTASEQEQLSRLLGKLLKAYE; from the coding sequence GTGGATAGAGCAAGTCGTGCCGTAGCGCAATGGAACCGCGAACGCCCCGAGCTGGACGTATCAACGATGCGCGTGCTGGGGCGTTTGGGCGAATGCGCGCTGGTGATCACTCGCGACCGGATCAACCCGCTTTTTGCAGAGTTCGGCCTGCAACCTGGCGAATTCGATGTGCTGGCCACCCTGCGCCGCAGCGGCAAGCCCTATGCGCTGACGCCCACGGCGCTGTATGAAGACGCCATGATTTCGTCGGGCAGCATGACCAATCGGATCGATCGCCTGGAAAAAGCGGGGTGGGTGGTGCGAACGCCCAACCCCGATGACGGCCGCGCCACGCTCGTGATGCTGACCAAAGCGGGCATCAAGCTGATTGACGAGGCGGTGGTGGCGCACCTGCGCAATCAAGCGGAAGTGCTGTCGCCGTTGACCGCGTCCGAGCAAGAGCAGTTGAGCCGCTTGCTCGGCAAGTTGTTGAAGGCCTATGAATAG
- a CDS encoding MFS transporter: MRSGFGATVSPTYLNAWRIAAIILVGLNLRPVLASVPPLLDVLQAATRMSDMAAGLLTALPVFVMGLGALSVAPLRRLASEQHGIAAGVALIMAATASRLWAGNASLMLLTGVIAGLGIAVTQALLPLYIKTRFSSGVSAIMGLYSTAIMGGAAVASVASPVIAQHAGWPDALAAWALPAGVALLCWWLVNRGGATRATGATMPRALSTPRARRWLLAAFFGLGTGAYTLVLAWLPPYYTALGWTPVASGQLLGAVTVAEIAAGLLVSLAIGRLPDRRPALFTAIGALVLGLLGLIAAPATLAWPAAVLAGLGIGALFPLSLIVTMDHAATPIEAGRLAAFVQGVGYLIAALFPFAAGLIRQHMADLTPAWMLMAALCVVLFVMAARFRPASNATKG; this comes from the coding sequence ATGCGTTCCGGCTTTGGAGCCACCGTGTCACCTACTTATTTGAACGCCTGGCGCATCGCCGCCATCATCCTGGTGGGGCTGAACCTGCGCCCTGTTCTGGCGTCCGTTCCCCCTTTGCTGGACGTATTGCAGGCCGCCACCCGTATGTCCGATATGGCCGCCGGCCTGTTGACCGCCCTGCCCGTTTTCGTGATGGGCCTGGGCGCCTTGAGCGTGGCGCCGCTGCGTCGATTGGCCAGTGAACAACACGGCATTGCGGCGGGCGTGGCGCTGATCATGGCGGCCACGGCAAGCCGCCTGTGGGCAGGCAACGCCAGCCTGATGCTGCTGACGGGCGTCATCGCGGGACTGGGCATCGCCGTCACGCAAGCCCTGCTGCCCCTCTACATCAAGACGCGGTTCTCGTCGGGCGTCAGCGCCATCATGGGCCTCTATTCGACCGCGATCATGGGCGGTGCGGCCGTAGCCAGCGTGGCGTCGCCCGTGATCGCGCAGCACGCGGGATGGCCTGACGCGTTGGCGGCCTGGGCCTTGCCCGCGGGCGTGGCGTTGCTGTGCTGGTGGTTGGTGAACCGGGGTGGCGCAACGCGAGCAACCGGGGCAACGATGCCACGCGCCCTGTCCACCCCGCGTGCTCGGCGCTGGCTGCTGGCGGCGTTCTTTGGCTTGGGTACGGGTGCCTACACGCTGGTGCTGGCCTGGCTTCCGCCCTATTACACGGCGCTGGGCTGGACGCCGGTGGCGTCCGGGCAATTGTTGGGCGCGGTCACGGTGGCCGAGATTGCGGCGGGGCTGTTGGTGTCCTTGGCCATTGGCCGCTTGCCCGACCGCCGGCCCGCGCTGTTCACCGCGATAGGCGCGCTGGTGCTGGGCCTGCTTGGCTTGATCGCCGCGCCCGCCACGCTGGCCTGGCCCGCCGCCGTGCTGGCCGGACTGGGCATCGGCGCCTTGTTCCCGCTGTCCTTGATTGTGACGATGGACCATGCGGCAACGCCCATAGAGGCTGGCCGTCTGGCCGCGTTCGTGCAGGGTGTGGGCTATCTGATCGCGGCGCTTTTCCCGTTTGCCGCCGGCTTGATCCGACAGCACATGGCCGACTTGACGCCAGCCTGGATGTTGATGGCGGCGCTATGCGTGGTGTTGTTTGTGATGGCGGCTCGATTCCGCCCGGCGTCGAACGCCACGAAGGGGTGA
- a CDS encoding SelT/SelW/SelH family protein has protein sequence MNTPAFRPRIVILYCTQCQWLLRAGWMAQELLSTFSTDLGEVVLQPGTGGIFQITYNGDLIWDRKSDGGFPEAKVLKQRVRDRLDPGRPLGHIDGHTAGPLAAPEA, from the coding sequence ATGAATACACCGGCCTTTCGACCCCGCATCGTCATCCTCTACTGCACGCAATGCCAGTGGTTGCTGCGCGCCGGATGGATGGCGCAAGAGCTGCTGTCCACGTTCTCCACCGACCTGGGCGAAGTGGTGTTGCAGCCCGGCACGGGCGGCATTTTCCAGATTACCTACAACGGCGATCTGATCTGGGACCGCAAGAGCGATGGCGGTTTTCCGGAAGCCAAAGTCCTGAAACAGCGCGTGCGCGACCGCCTGGATCCCGGCCGGCCGTTGGGCCACATCGACGGTCATACCGCCGGACCGCTGGCCGCGCCAGAGGCCTGA
- a CDS encoding multidrug effflux MFS transporter, with protein sequence MTSAASTPGQRWLIGLLMGLVTLTPMGIDIYLPSLPAMAAGFGEPVSALQASITLFIFAVGLGQMLIGPLADRYGRRPVALGGAIAYLIGSALGATASTLEVFYVARVIQGLGACSASLVAFAAVRDKFSPAVGARVYSYLNGALCSVPALAPMLGGALAVHAGWRSTFVFMVLFAFALMVLLARRFQETRAAPTSPRGPLYSLPRYLPIIASGRFLYFALFGMAGMAMILVFVSAAPVVLVQQLGYSELGFSAWFGGNAAINIAAFFLAPAFIARFGRHTMVRVGMVALLLASAMHAAAWWWLPLSAWVFMLPVAVLTVGFSLALGSGLSLALEPFADRAGTAAAVYGLFQMSGSAVVATVLLDSGMAPQAAMALIGLLIVAPLLCLSPGMARRLMG encoded by the coding sequence ATGACGTCTGCTGCTTCCACCCCTGGCCAACGCTGGCTGATCGGTCTCTTGATGGGGCTGGTCACGCTCACGCCAATGGGTATCGACATCTACCTGCCATCGCTGCCCGCCATGGCGGCCGGGTTTGGCGAGCCGGTCAGCGCGCTGCAGGCCAGCATCACGCTGTTCATCTTCGCCGTGGGCCTGGGCCAGATGTTGATCGGCCCCTTGGCGGATCGCTACGGACGCCGGCCAGTTGCCTTGGGCGGAGCAATAGCCTATTTGATCGGCTCGGCCTTGGGCGCGACCGCGTCCACGCTTGAGGTGTTTTACGTAGCCCGTGTCATTCAAGGCTTGGGCGCGTGCTCGGCGTCGCTGGTGGCATTTGCCGCCGTGCGTGACAAGTTCAGCCCGGCCGTGGGCGCGCGCGTCTACAGCTATTTGAACGGCGCCTTGTGCTCCGTGCCGGCGTTGGCGCCCATGCTGGGTGGCGCGCTGGCGGTGCATGCGGGCTGGCGCAGCACCTTCGTCTTCATGGTGTTGTTCGCGTTCGCCTTGATGGTGCTGTTGGCGCGGCGTTTCCAGGAAACGCGCGCCGCACCCACCTCGCCGCGCGGTCCGCTCTACAGTCTGCCTCGGTATCTGCCCATCATCGCCAGCGGCCGGTTTTTGTACTTTGCCCTGTTCGGCATGGCGGGCATGGCGATGATTCTGGTCTTCGTGTCGGCCGCGCCCGTGGTGCTGGTGCAGCAACTGGGCTATTCCGAGCTGGGCTTTTCGGCTTGGTTTGGCGGCAACGCCGCGATCAACATTGCGGCCTTTTTTCTGGCGCCTGCCTTCATCGCCCGGTTTGGACGGCACACGATGGTGCGGGTGGGCATGGTCGCGCTGCTGCTGGCGTCGGCCATGCATGCCGCCGCGTGGTGGTGGCTACCGCTGTCGGCCTGGGTGTTCATGCTGCCTGTCGCGGTGCTGACCGTGGGGTTTTCCTTGGCCCTGGGCTCGGGCCTGAGCCTGGCGCTGGAGCCTTTCGCCGACCGCGCGGGCACGGCCGCCGCTGTGTACGGCTTGTTCCAGATGAGCGGTTCGGCGGTCGTCGCCACCGTGTTGCTGGACAGCGGCATGGCGCCGCAAGCCGCGATGGCGTTGATCGGCCTGCTGATTGTTGCGCCGCTCTTGTGCCTGTCGCCCGGCATGGCGCGGCGCCTGATGGGCTGA
- a CDS encoding enoyl-CoA hydratase, producing the protein MAPDALNNEAPLDPLLLRSSAGGVVTLRLNRPSQFNALSEGLLAALQHEIDALASDPDVRCVVLESTGRAFCAGHDLREMRSQPSLDYYRALFRKCGSVMQGLQALPVPVIAKVHGIATAAGCQLVASCDLAVAADTARFAVSGINVGLFCSTPAVALSRNVSAKRAFEMLVTARFIDAAQARDWGLINDAVPEAELDARVDALAADILAKSPTAIRYGKRMFYQQRQMALADAYDYAGDVMARNMMEADACEGIDAFLQKRAPRWQS; encoded by the coding sequence ATGGCCCCGGACGCCCTGAACAACGAAGCACCGCTGGACCCTCTGCTGCTGCGCAGCTCGGCGGGCGGCGTCGTCACGCTGCGCCTGAATCGGCCCTCGCAGTTCAACGCGCTGTCCGAAGGACTGCTGGCGGCCTTGCAGCACGAGATCGACGCCTTGGCCAGCGACCCCGATGTGCGTTGCGTGGTGCTGGAATCCACGGGTCGGGCGTTTTGTGCGGGCCATGACCTGCGAGAAATGCGCAGCCAGCCTTCCCTGGATTATTACCGCGCGCTGTTCCGTAAATGCGGCAGCGTCATGCAGGGTTTGCAAGCGCTGCCCGTGCCCGTCATTGCCAAGGTCCATGGCATCGCGACGGCGGCAGGTTGCCAGTTGGTGGCCAGTTGCGATCTGGCCGTGGCCGCGGACACGGCGCGCTTTGCGGTGTCGGGCATCAACGTGGGCTTGTTCTGCTCGACGCCCGCCGTGGCGCTCAGCCGCAATGTGTCGGCCAAACGTGCCTTCGAAATGCTGGTCACCGCGCGCTTCATCGATGCGGCGCAGGCGCGCGACTGGGGGCTGATCAACGATGCCGTGCCCGAGGCCGAACTGGATGCGCGGGTCGATGCGCTGGCGGCGGACATTCTTGCCAAGAGCCCCACCGCCATCCGCTACGGCAAGCGCATGTTCTACCAGCAGCGCCAGATGGCCTTGGCCGACGCCTACGACTATGCCGGCGACGTGATGGCGCGCAACATGATGGAAGCCGACGCCTGCGAAGGCATCGACGCCTTCCTGCAAAAGCGCGCGCCGCGCTGGCAGTCCTAG
- the chrA gene encoding chromate efflux transporter gives MPHPPSHDEHVASTAATHEHAQPSRGSCLEVFLIFLRLGLTSFGGPVAHLAYFRTEFVDRRQWLDDYAYSDLVALCQFLPGPASSQVGMALGLRRAGWAGMAAAWLAFTLPTALALIGFAMGLAHFGWLSGSAVIHGLKVAAVAIVAQAVWGMGRTLCPDRPRAGLAVAAALISIVLPTAWGQISAILLGAVVGAAALQLPPRPIMASHSQGASRGAAYVALALFVVLLAGLPVWAAVSDSSLAAQIAGFYRAGALVFGGGHVVLPLLDATAVSGGMVSSADFLAGYGAAQAMPGPLFAFAAFLGALSSGPLSGWTGGLVLLCVIFLPGALLVAGALPFWESLRRRPGVRNMIAGVNASVVGILLAALYDPVWTSAILNKADFGLALLLFALLVYARWSAVWVVLLAAAGGWALAFFA, from the coding sequence ATGCCGCACCCCCCATCGCATGACGAGCACGTCGCCAGCACGGCAGCCACCCACGAACACGCGCAACCGTCGCGCGGATCCTGTCTTGAAGTCTTCCTGATATTTCTGCGCTTGGGCCTGACCTCGTTTGGCGGCCCGGTGGCGCACCTGGCGTACTTCCGCACGGAATTCGTCGACCGGCGCCAGTGGTTGGATGACTACGCCTATTCGGATCTGGTGGCCCTGTGCCAGTTTCTGCCTGGCCCGGCCAGCAGCCAGGTCGGCATGGCGCTCGGCCTGCGCCGCGCCGGGTGGGCCGGCATGGCGGCCGCCTGGCTGGCGTTCACGCTGCCCACCGCGCTGGCGCTGATTGGGTTTGCGATGGGCCTGGCCCACTTCGGCTGGCTGTCCGGGTCGGCGGTCATACATGGGCTGAAGGTTGCCGCTGTGGCGATCGTGGCGCAGGCCGTATGGGGCATGGGCCGCACGCTGTGCCCGGACCGGCCACGCGCGGGGTTGGCGGTGGCCGCCGCCCTGATCAGCATCGTGTTGCCCACCGCCTGGGGCCAGATCAGCGCCATCTTGCTGGGCGCCGTGGTGGGCGCGGCGGCGCTGCAACTGCCCCCCCGGCCCATCATGGCCAGCCATTCCCAAGGCGCGTCGCGGGGCGCGGCCTATGTGGCCCTGGCGCTTTTTGTTGTGCTGCTGGCGGGCCTGCCAGTGTGGGCGGCCGTGTCGGATTCGTCGCTGGCGGCGCAGATTGCCGGGTTCTATCGCGCGGGCGCCTTGGTGTTTGGCGGCGGACATGTGGTGCTGCCCTTGCTGGACGCCACGGCGGTATCGGGCGGCATGGTGTCCAGCGCCGACTTCCTGGCCGGCTACGGCGCGGCGCAAGCGATGCCGGGGCCATTGTTTGCCTTTGCCGCCTTCCTGGGCGCCTTGTCGTCCGGCCCGTTGTCGGGATGGACGGGCGGCCTGGTGCTCTTGTGCGTGATTTTCTTGCCCGGCGCCTTGCTGGTGGCGGGCGCCTTGCCGTTCTGGGAAAGCCTGCGGCGGCGTCCTGGCGTGCGCAACATGATCGCGGGCGTGAACGCCAGTGTGGTCGGCATTCTGTTGGCGGCGCTGTATGACCCGGTCTGGACCAGCGCCATCTTGAACAAGGCCGATTTCGGCCTTGCCTTGCTGCTGTTCGCCTTGCTGGTCTATGCCCGCTGGTCGGCCGTGTGGGTGGTGCTGCTGGCGGCCGCCGGCGGATGGGCGCTGGCCTTTTTCGCCTAG
- a CDS encoding carboxymuconolactone decarboxylase family protein has translation MTQRLDYFQVSAQLSKKYMDFSAAMKNVPVIEEFGDLVDIRASQINGCGFCLDMHVKQAKIRGERELRLHHVAIWRESTLFSARERAALAWTEALTTLPAHGVPDEVYEAVRAQLSESEISDLTFRVVAINGWNRLNVAFRTVPGSADAAFGLDKAGLN, from the coding sequence ATGACCCAGCGGTTGGATTACTTCCAGGTGTCGGCGCAACTGTCCAAGAAGTACATGGACTTCAGCGCAGCCATGAAAAATGTGCCCGTGATCGAGGAATTCGGCGACCTGGTCGACATCCGCGCCTCGCAGATCAACGGTTGCGGATTTTGCCTGGACATGCACGTCAAGCAGGCCAAGATTCGTGGCGAACGCGAATTGCGCCTGCATCACGTGGCCATCTGGCGTGAATCGACGTTGTTTTCCGCACGCGAACGCGCCGCGCTGGCCTGGACCGAAGCCTTGACCACCCTACCCGCCCATGGCGTGCCGGACGAGGTCTATGAAGCGGTGCGCGCGCAATTGTCCGAATCGGAAATCTCGGATCTGACCTTTCGCGTGGTGGCCATCAACGGCTGGAACCGTCTGAACGTGGCGTTTCGCACCGTACCCGGGTCGGCCGACGCCGCCTTCGGCCTGGACAAGGCCGGTTTGAACTAA